CGGGCCAAACAACTCCTCGCAGAGCGAGCGGTAGTTGGGATCCTTGGTCTCCACGATCGTGGGCTGAATGAACCAGCCCTTCGAGTCGTCGTATCCGCCGCCCGCCACGATGGTGGCGTTGCTCTTCGCTTCGTCGATCGCGCCCTTGAGCCGCTCGAACGCGCGCTTGTCGATGACGGCCGCCACGAAGTTGCTGAAGTCGCGCGTGTCGCCCTGCTTCATCTCGGCCATCATGGCCACGCACTTTTCCTTCACCGTCGGCCACAGCGACGCCGGAATGTACGCGCGGCTGGCGGCCGAGCACTTCTGGCCCTGGTACTCGAAGGCGCCGCGCACCATGCCCACCGCCAGCGCCTGCGGATCCGCACTCGGATGTGCGACGATGAAGTCCTTGCCGCCCGTCTCACCCACAATGCGCGGATATGAGCGGTACTTGTTCATGTTCTTGCCGATCGTCTCCCACATGCTGTTGAAGACGCCGGTCGAGCCGGTGAAGTGCACACCGGCCAGATCGCGGTGCGTGAGCGCAATGTCCGAGATCATGGCCGGGTCGCCCGGCAGGAAGTTGATCACGCCGGCGGGCAGTCCCGCCTCTTCGAGCAGCAGGTAGGTGTACCAGCTCGAGAGCAGGGCAGTGGCCGAAGGCTTCCACAGCACCACGTTGCCCATGAGCGCGGGCGCACCCGGCAGGTTGCCGCCAATGGCCGTGAAATTGAACGGCGTGACGGCGTATACGAAGCCTTCGAGCGGCCGGTAGTCGAGCTGATTCCACATGCTGTGGTCCGACAAGGGCTGCTCGGCATAGAGCTCCTGTGCGAACTGCACGTTGAAGCGCCAGAAGTCGATGAGCTCGCAGGTCGCGTCGATTTCCGCCTGATGCACCGTCTTGGCCTGACCCAGCATGGTGGCCGCAAGCAGCGTATCGCGCCACGTCGTGGTCAGCAGCTCGGCGGCGCGCAGGAACACCGCGGCGCGGTCTTCCCAGCGCCAACTCGCCCACTCGGCGCGGGCCGTTGCGGCGGCCGCGATGGCCTCGCGCACATTCTCGGCACTGGCCTTGTGGTAGGTGGCCAGCACATGCTGGTGATCGCAGGGCATGGTGACCGTGCCCGTGTTGCCCGTCAGAATGCGGCGCCCGCCAATGACGACGGGAATTTCGGCCACCTCGGCAGCCATGCGATCGAGGCGGGCCTGCAGCGAGGCACGTTCCGGGCTGCCCGGCGCGTAGCTGCGCACGGGTTCGTTGACGGCAGGCGGCACGCGACGCGTGCCGTCGAAAGCGGCAAAGGACATCGAAGATCTCCGGGAGAGCGGGGACAGGTGCGGAGAAAGCTAGCGTCAGGCCGAACTTGCAGTACCCTTCGCGTATGACTGATCGCTGGCCTTTTCGTGTGCGCCCGGCCGCGCGTGTTGTGCTGCCGCTGCTGGCCCTGCTGACCGCCTGTGAACAGCCCGCGGCCACCTGGGTGGACGCCAATCCGGTGGCCACGACCATGCCGTCGCCCATGGCGCACCCGCCCTTTGTGCCCTACGACTCCACGCTGCTGGCGGAGACGCCGGAGGCGCAGTTTCTCGAGACGCAGGACGTGCTGCGCGAGGCCGGCGCGCTGAGCCTGCTGGTGGACACGCTGGCGGCCATGCCCTCGGTGCGCGACCGCGTGCCAGGTTCCTCGCTGCCTGCCATGCGAATGGCCGAGGCGCCGGCCACATCCTTGGGTGAGGGGGACGCTCCGCTCGACAGCGCCCGCTGTGCGCGTTCGTTGCGGGTGGTGGTCGCGCCGGGTCGCGGGCGGGTGGCGGTGTGGTGGACGCGGGCCGGACAGAGCCGCGTGCATCTCGTGGCCGCATGGCGCGACTCCCTGCCCGAGGCGGGCCGACTCGGCGCGTGGCGCGGCCCGATCGTGGTGGACTCGCTGGATCAGGGGCCACGCGACGCGCAGGCCGATACGCGTGGTGGTTATGGCTGCGCGCGACCGGCTGCCAGCGTGGCCGTGGACAGCGTGAACGGCTATGTGCATGTGGCCTATGCGCTGACCGGGCCCGAGGGCCCCGGGGTGTTCTATGCGCATCAGATGGACCCGCGCGCGGCGTTCGAGCCACCGGTCGCGGTGCTGTATGGCGAGCGACTTGGCGTGGCGCGCGTGGCCTCACACGGCGACGTGGTGGCCGTGGCCTATGAAGATCCCAACAGCCGCGGCCGTGTGCGCATCGGGGTGGCCTTCTCGCGCACGGCCGGCCACCTGTTTGAGGAACGACTCACGGCCAGTGGTGGCACCGAGGCCCGCGATCCCCACGTGGTGGTGCGCGGCCGCGCCGTGGTGGTGGGGTGGAGTGACTACGCGACCCCGACCGCCGAGCCGACGTTCCGGTTGCGCCGCGCCATCGTGCACTAGTCTCGCCTGCTTCTCCTTCCCGCTGTCCGCCTTACGCGGTCCACCTTACGCCCTTCGGCTACCGCCCCATGTTATTTCTCGGTTCTCACTGCATCGACACCGGCGGCATTCACATGGCGGCCCGCCGCGCCGGCCGGGGCGGCATGCAGGCGCTGCAGATCTTCAGCGCCGTGCCCAAGTACTACAACGACAAGGTGAGCGTGAAGCCCGAGCGCATCGCCCGCTTCCGCGAAGCGCTCGAGCAGGCGGGCATTGCCCCGGCGCAGGTCATCGTGCATGCCGCCTACGTCATCAACACGGCCACGCCCGACCCCGAGAAGTGGGCGCGCGCCGCGGCGGGTCTGGCCAAGGAGTACGAACGCTCCACCGCACTCGGTGTGGGCGGCGTGTGCTTTCATCCTGGCGCCGCCACCGACGGCGACCGCGACGGCGCCATCGCCCGCGTGAGTGAGGCCATGCGCCGCGCCCTTGAGGCCGTACCGGAAAGCGGGACGCGACTGCTCATCGAAAACACGGCCGGCGCCGGCACCACCGTGGGACGAACGCCCGACGAAGTGGCCGCGATGCTCGCCGGTATTCCCGCCGACCGCCGGCATCGCACCGGCTACGGTCTCGACACCTGCCACCTGTTTGCGTCGGGTTACGATCTCACGGTGTCGCGCGACGCCGTCACCGCCGTCCTCGACGCCTTCGAGCAGGCCACGGGTGAGCCGCCGGCCTTCCTGCACCTCAACGACAGCGAAGGCGCCTGTGGGTCGAACAAGGATCGCCACCGGGTCATTGGCGAGGGCCTGATCGGCGCCGACGCCTTCGGGTGGTTGCTGCAGGACCCGCGGGCGCGCGGCATTCCCTGCATCCTCGAAACACCACAGGCGGTGGAAACCGTCGCCGAAGATGACGACACCCCCGACGTCTGGGACGTCGACTCCATTGCCAGATTGCGCGCGTTGGCCGCGGGCTGACACGTCTGACGTGGGGCGTGGTACGGTGCACCGAGCGGTGCACCGAGCGGTGCACCGGGCGGCGCAGCGAGGCGCGTGCACCGTCACGCCGGTGCGCGAAAAGCGCATCCCGAGGGAAAAACCGCGCGAAAAACACGAAAAAAGCGCGTTCCCAGAGGGAAAAACGATATTGCCCTATTGCGCGTGCATTCCGCGATTGTAGTTTGTGCCCGTCCGCGAAGCGCTCTCTGACTTCGCGCGAACTGTCGAGACCAGTGATTGCTCGACGCGACCCACCCGGTCACCACTCCAAGGAGACGACATGGCCGCTGCGAAGAAGTCAGCAAAGAAGGCTGCGAAGAAGGCTGCTCCCAAGAAGGCCGCCGCCAAGAAGGCGGCTCCCAAGAAGGCTGCGAAGAAGGCCGCGCCGAAGAAGGCTGCTGCCAAGAAGGCTCCCGCCAAGAAGGCGGCCAAGCCGGCCAAGAAGGCCGCCAAGCGGACGCCGAACGCGGCGTTCATGAAGCCGCTCACCCCGAGCGCTGATCTCGCCGCCATCGTCGGCGACAAGGGCCTGCCCCGCACCGAAGTCGTGAAGAAGCTCTGGGCCTACATCAAGAAGAACGGCCTCCAGGATCAGAAGAACAAGCGCCAGATCAACGCCGACGACAAGCTCAAGAAGGTCTTCGGTGGCAAGAGCTCGGTCAGCATGTTCGACATGACCAAGCTGGTTTCCAAGCACCTGTCGTAACCTCCGAGGGTTTCCCTCGTAGGGCCTGGGGGGCGCGTCTGACCGGACGCGCCCCCTTAGATTTCCCGCCGTCCGCCGTTCCGTTCATCCATTGGCAACCCCCTCGCCCGTGTCCGACAAGTCCTCGGTCGCTGCGCTGCGCAGTGGCAAATCTTCCGCCGGCAAGTCCAAAGGCGGCAAGTCCGCTCCCGGCGGCGGCGCCGGCAGCGGCGCCACGACCTGGGAGAACGTGAAGGCCGTCGCGGTCACCATCGCGATCTTCCTGTTCATCCGGACCTTCCTGCTCGAGGCCTATCGCATCCCCTCGGGCAGCATGATTCCCACGCTCCTCATTGGCGACTGGCTCTTCGTGAACAAGCTGGCCTACGGCCCGCATGTCCCGTTCACCAACATCAACCTGCCGGGCTACGACGACCCCGAGCGTGGCGACGTCATCGTGTTCGTCTCGCCCAACCAGATCGATCAGCCCGAGGACCCCACGCCCACGCTCGTCAAGCGCCTCGTGGCCGTGGCCGGCGACACCGTCTGGATGCGCGACGGCCTCCTTCACGTGAACGGCATGCCGCAGCGGCAGAGCGCCGAGGCGCAGAAGAATCCGCGCGGCGACGGCGGCTTCTCGCACCCGCTCTTCCAGTGGCAAAAGGCCTACGAAGTGCGCGGTACGCGCGCCGGCGATCCGCCCGCCTCGCCCACGCTCGATGACTGGGGCCCGCTGGTCGTGCCGCCCAACATGCTCTTCATGCTCGGCGACAACCGCTACGACTCGAAGGACGGACGCTACTGGGGCCTCGTACCGCGCGAAAACGTGCGCGGACGTCCGGTGTTTGTGTACTACTCCTACCGCGCCGACGAAAGTGTGCGTCCGCTGCCGTTCCTCACGGACATCCGCTGGGGACGCATCGGGACCATCATTCGCTGAGGCGGTGGTGATGCCGCGCGGACTGGTTGGCGCCGTGGCGCTGGTGCTGTCGGTGCTCGCCATCTCCACGGCCATGCCTGCGGCCTTGGCACAGTCCGCCTCGCCGTCGGCTTCGCCGTCACTGTCGCGTGGCAGCGTCGTCACCGACACGCTCTGGTCCGCCGCACTTGGCACACACAAGGCCGTCACGGTCTATCTGCCACCGTCGTACCAGAGTCAGCGCAGCACACGATTCCCGGTGCTCTACTATCTGCACGGGCTCTGGGGGAACGAGCGCAACTGGGTGGACAACGGCGCGCTGGCGCTCACCATGGACTCGCTGGTGGCTGGCGGCGCACCGCAGGCCATTGTCGTCATGCCTGACGGAGACGACAGTTGGTACACCACCTGGGCGTCACTGCCCGACTTGGCGGGCTGTCAGCGCGACACCGCGCGCGCCGAGCCTGCGGCGCAGTACTGCGTGCCCTGGCCGCACTACGACGACTACCTCGCGGTGGACGTGGTGGACTTCATCGACCGACGCTATCGCACCCAGGCCACGCGCGCGCGACGTGCCATTGCGGGCCTCAGCATGGGCGGGTACGGTGCCGTCACCCTCGCGCTCAGCTATCCCGAACGATTCGTGGCGGCAGCCAGTCATTCCGGCGTGCTGTCCACCCGACTTCTGCCGGGTGACTCGGCGGGATCGGTCCGGCGCGCCAACGCCTTGCCGGACTTCAGCCGCGCGGCTGGCAGTCTGTGGACGTCGCAGCGCCGCGCGTTTGGCGGAGACAGCATTGCCTGGTGGGCCCGCGATCCGCTGACGCAGCTCGAGCGCTTTGCGCCGCGTGTCGCGAGTGGGCAGGTGCAGTGGCCGGCATTGTTCGTGGATGTCGGGGTCGACGACACCTGGCTGCGCCACAACCGCGATTTTGCACGCACAGCGCGCGCCGTTGGTGCACCACTGAGCTACCGCGAACTGCCAGGGGCGCATACCTGGCGCTACTGGCGCGCCCAGGCGGCGTTCAGCCTGCGCGCACTGCTGCTGGCCGTCACGGCGCCCTGACGGACCGTCACACCGGAATCGCTGGGGCCTTGGCGGTTACACGGCGGATGTACTTCCGCCCACGGTGCCAGCCGGTACCTTCCAAAGAATGTCCCGCTTCTTTCCGCGCGACGTGGTGCACTGGGGCGAAGAGACGCTCCATCCACTGCGTGCCTTCGCCATCCGCACCATCGAGCCTGCCGGCATCACCGGGCTCGTGCTGCGCCTGTGGCGCGCGGTGCTGCTGGCCAGTGGCAGCTGGGTGTTCTTCGTCGTGGGCATCACCGCGGCGGTGCTGTTTCTCTGCGGCATGCTCACTTGGCATCTGGGCAACTTTCCCGTGCGTCGCTGGCCGCTGCGTGTGCTCGCGTTCTGGGTGGTAGAGGTCGTGGTGGAAATGGGCACGAGCACGCTGCTCATCGCGCTTGGCCGCGAGCGCTTCGGTTCGCGCGTGGCGACCTGGGGTGACTGGTGGGCCATGACCGCACAAACCACCTGGCAGCGTGGCGTGGTGATCGTGCTGTTTGCCCTGACATTGGCGGTGGTGGTGCAGATGGTGCGACGCTCGATGGACGCGCGCCCCGACGCCGCGCCGCACACGCCCGTACCCTGACGTCGACCGCGACCCCGACCCCGATCGCGACCGCGACCCCGACCGCAGTTCCCCCTCCCTAACGCTCCCGTCGCATGGCTTCTGCTCACAGGCTTCCGTCCCACGGCTATCGCAGTTTGCTGTTCCTGACCGCGATCTGTTTGACCGCACCTCAACTGTCCGCCCAGCCCGTCACGTCTCCCAAGACGCCCGGTGCCCGTCACTCCGGCTCTCCCGCCGCTGACACCCTGCGTCCCTTTGGCCTGCTGCGCGATCAGGCCGAGCAGCGGCAGAAGTGGTTCGAGCTGCGCATGGAGCGCACCCTGCCGGCCCTGATGCGCCGCGAGGGCGTGGACATGTGGGTGGTGCCCATGCGCGAGTACAACGAGGACCCGCTGTTCAAGGCCATCACCTCGCCCACCACCTTCGCCGCACGTCGTCGCACCATCTACGTGTTCTTCGATCGCGGTGCGCAGGGTGTGGAGCGCATCGCGCTGGGTGGTACCTCACAGGGCAACGTCTACAAGGCCGTGCGCAGCATGAAGCCCGTGGCCGCGCCGGCAGCGGGCAGTCGTGGCAATGAGCGGCAGGCCGAGCTCTGGGGCGACGAGCAGTGGAGTGTGCTCAAGCAGGTCATCGAGGAGCGCAAGCCCAGAAAGATTGCCATCAACACCTCCCGCAACTTCGCGTTTGCGGACGGCCTGTCGAGTGGCGAGAAGGAAGGCATGCTCGAGGCGTTGGGTCAGCCGTGGGTGTCGCGCATCGTCAATGCCGAAGCGCTTGCCGTCGATCTCATCGCCGCGCGCCAGCCGGAAGAAGAAGCCGCCTTCCGTGAACTCAACCGCGTGGCCTGGGAAATCATCCAGGAAGCCTTTTCCAGCAAGGTCATCACGCCCGGCGTGACCAAGGCCGACGACGTGCTCTGGTGGATGCGGCAGCGCGTCAACGACCTGGGACTCGGCACCTGGTTCCAGCCGAGCGTGGAAGTGCAGCGGCAGTTCGGCAGTCCGGAATTGGTTGGTGTCAATCCCACCATCCTGCGCGGCGACGTGCTGCACTGTGACTTCGGCATCGTGGCGCTCGGCCTCAACACCGACACCCAGCATATGGGCTATGTGCTGCGTGAAGGGGAGACCGATGTGCCGGCCGGCCTCAAGGCGGCGCTCAAGGCCAGCAATCGGCTGCAGGACATCACCGTCGAGGAGCTCAAGCCCGGTCGCACCGGCAACGACGTGTTGGCTGCCTCGCTCAAGCGCATGCGTGACGAGAAGATCGACGGCACGTTGTATTCACACCCGATTGGCCTGCACGGCCACGGCGCCGGCGCCCTGATTGGCCTGTGGGACTACCAGGACGGTGTGCCGGGTCGCGGCGACCACAAGATCATTCCCGGCATGTGGTACTCCATCGAGCTGCAGGCCACGGTGCCCGTGCCCGAGTGGAACAACCAGCGCGTGCGCTCGGCGCAGGAAGAAGACGTGATCATCGACGCCAATGGCAAGGTGCGCTGGGCCTTTGGCCGCCAGACCACGTTCCATTTGGTGAAGTAGCACGCGCAGGGGCGGGTGGCTGGCACCAATCGGTGACACCAGCGCCCGTCCCGCCGCGTAGTGTTCAAGTACCCGCAGCACCCCTTCAACGAAGACGGAGCGCGACATGGCGTTGGGCGATTTCCTGCGCAAGCAGTTCATCGATGTCATCCAGTGGACCGAGTCCGGCCCTGGGGTTCTCATGTACCGCTTCCCCATGCGGGACATGGAAATCCAGAGTGGCGCACAGCTCACCGTGCGCGACTCGCAACTGGCCCTGTTCGTCAACGAAGGCCGCGCCGCCGACGCCTTCGGGCCCGGCCTGCACACGC
This DNA window, taken from Gemmatimonas sp. UBA7669, encodes the following:
- the pruA gene encoding L-glutamate gamma-semialdehyde dehydrogenase, with translation MSFAAFDGTRRVPPAVNEPVRSYAPGSPERASLQARLDRMAAEVAEIPVVIGGRRILTGNTGTVTMPCDHQHVLATYHKASAENVREAIAAAATARAEWASWRWEDRAAVFLRAAELLTTTWRDTLLAATMLGQAKTVHQAEIDATCELIDFWRFNVQFAQELYAEQPLSDHSMWNQLDYRPLEGFVYAVTPFNFTAIGGNLPGAPALMGNVVLWKPSATALLSSWYTYLLLEEAGLPAGVINFLPGDPAMISDIALTHRDLAGVHFTGSTGVFNSMWETIGKNMNKYRSYPRIVGETGGKDFIVAHPSADPQALAVGMVRGAFEYQGQKCSAASRAYIPASLWPTVKEKCVAMMAEMKQGDTRDFSNFVAAVIDKRAFERLKGAIDEAKSNATIVAGGGYDDSKGWFIQPTIVETKDPNYRSLCEELFGPLLTVYVYDDAKWAETLQLVDSTSPYALTGAVFSRDRQGVREAMSALRNAAGNFYINDKPTGAVVGQQPFGGARGSGTNDKAGSKANLMRWVSTRTVKETFSPPMDWKYPFLGN
- a CDS encoding deoxyribonuclease IV, which encodes MLFLGSHCIDTGGIHMAARRAGRGGMQALQIFSAVPKYYNDKVSVKPERIARFREALEQAGIAPAQVIVHAAYVINTATPDPEKWARAAAGLAKEYERSTALGVGGVCFHPGAATDGDRDGAIARVSEAMRRALEAVPESGTRLLIENTAGAGTTVGRTPDEVAAMLAGIPADRRHRTGYGLDTCHLFASGYDLTVSRDAVTAVLDAFEQATGEPPAFLHLNDSEGACGSNKDRHRVIGEGLIGADAFGWLLQDPRARGIPCILETPQAVETVAEDDDTPDVWDVDSIARLRALAAG
- a CDS encoding SWIB/MDM2 domain-containing protein, producing MAAAKKSAKKAAKKAAPKKAAAKKAAPKKAAKKAAPKKAAAKKAPAKKAAKPAKKAAKRTPNAAFMKPLTPSADLAAIVGDKGLPRTEVVKKLWAYIKKNGLQDQKNKRQINADDKLKKVFGGKSSVSMFDMTKLVSKHLS
- the lepB gene encoding signal peptidase I, which codes for MSDKSSVAALRSGKSSAGKSKGGKSAPGGGAGSGATTWENVKAVAVTIAIFLFIRTFLLEAYRIPSGSMIPTLLIGDWLFVNKLAYGPHVPFTNINLPGYDDPERGDVIVFVSPNQIDQPEDPTPTLVKRLVAVAGDTVWMRDGLLHVNGMPQRQSAEAQKNPRGDGGFSHPLFQWQKAYEVRGTRAGDPPASPTLDDWGPLVVPPNMLFMLGDNRYDSKDGRYWGLVPRENVRGRPVFVYYSYRADESVRPLPFLTDIRWGRIGTIIR
- a CDS encoding alpha/beta hydrolase, with the translated sequence MPRGLVGAVALVLSVLAISTAMPAALAQSASPSASPSLSRGSVVTDTLWSAALGTHKAVTVYLPPSYQSQRSTRFPVLYYLHGLWGNERNWVDNGALALTMDSLVAGGAPQAIVVMPDGDDSWYTTWASLPDLAGCQRDTARAEPAAQYCVPWPHYDDYLAVDVVDFIDRRYRTQATRARRAIAGLSMGGYGAVTLALSYPERFVAAASHSGVLSTRLLPGDSAGSVRRANALPDFSRAAGSLWTSQRRAFGGDSIAWWARDPLTQLERFAPRVASGQVQWPALFVDVGVDDTWLRHNRDFARTARAVGAPLSYRELPGAHTWRYWRAQAAFSLRALLLAVTAP
- a CDS encoding M24 family metallopeptidase translates to MASAHRLPSHGYRSLLFLTAICLTAPQLSAQPVTSPKTPGARHSGSPAADTLRPFGLLRDQAEQRQKWFELRMERTLPALMRREGVDMWVVPMREYNEDPLFKAITSPTTFAARRRTIYVFFDRGAQGVERIALGGTSQGNVYKAVRSMKPVAAPAAGSRGNERQAELWGDEQWSVLKQVIEERKPRKIAINTSRNFAFADGLSSGEKEGMLEALGQPWVSRIVNAEALAVDLIAARQPEEEAAFRELNRVAWEIIQEAFSSKVITPGVTKADDVLWWMRQRVNDLGLGTWFQPSVEVQRQFGSPELVGVNPTILRGDVLHCDFGIVALGLNTDTQHMGYVLREGETDVPAGLKAALKASNRLQDITVEELKPGRTGNDVLAASLKRMRDEKIDGTLYSHPIGLHGHGAGALIGLWDYQDGVPGRGDHKIIPGMWYSIELQATVPVPEWNNQRVRSAQEEDVIIDANGKVRWAFGRQTTFHLVK